In Blastopirellula sp. J2-11, a single genomic region encodes these proteins:
- a CDS encoding DUF309 domain-containing protein: protein MHRYVPHLQLPPYSYVPGMHVHPLSHPDGHSYQMHPPKLATPVELRTCECFLWGIDLFNTGYYWEAHEAWEAVWQALGRGGEQADAIKGLIKLAAAGVKAREGAPIGVARHAARALELLSAADESILPIHLLAIRQLAADLTAHPDAYQNQETAPVRRIFAVAITTA, encoded by the coding sequence ATGCATCGTTACGTCCCCCACCTGCAGCTTCCTCCTTATTCCTACGTGCCGGGGATGCACGTTCATCCGCTGTCGCATCCTGACGGACATAGCTACCAGATGCATCCGCCAAAGCTCGCGACGCCGGTCGAGCTGCGAACTTGCGAATGCTTTTTGTGGGGAATCGATCTCTTTAACACCGGCTACTATTGGGAAGCGCACGAGGCCTGGGAAGCCGTCTGGCAAGCCTTGGGAAGAGGAGGAGAGCAAGCCGATGCGATCAAAGGCCTCATCAAGCTAGCCGCCGCCGGAGTCAAGGCGCGCGAAGGAGCGCCGATAGGCGTCGCGCGACATGCGGCCCGAGCGTTAGAACTGCTTAGCGCCGCCGACGAATCGATCTTACCCATCCATCTGTTGGCAATTCGCCAACTCGCCGCAGATCTCACTGCGCACCCCGACGCCTATCAAAACCAGGAAACGGCGCCGGTCCGACGCATCTTTGCCGTCGCGATCACGACCGCATAA
- a CDS encoding SDR family oxidoreductase, with product MSEAKVIVVTGATRGLGRALVSKFADAGHTVIGCGRNAEHVAKLTEQLGGPHRFDVLDVTQYEAVAAWGAEVIAQFGPPDLLVNNAALMNESKVLWEIDPQEFSNLMDVNLKGMFYVLRSFVPAMVARQQGVIVNFSSGWGRSVSPKVAPYCSTKYGVEGMTLALAKELPRGMAAVPFSPGAVNTDMLQICLGESANGFSSAEKWAEVGAPFLLKLGPRDNGKSLTASV from the coding sequence GTGAGCGAAGCGAAAGTTATTGTGGTCACAGGAGCCACCCGCGGGCTAGGCCGGGCGCTGGTGTCCAAGTTTGCCGACGCGGGACATACGGTCATCGGCTGCGGGCGAAATGCGGAGCATGTCGCCAAGTTAACGGAGCAGTTGGGAGGCCCGCATCGGTTTGACGTGCTCGACGTGACGCAGTACGAAGCGGTCGCGGCTTGGGGTGCCGAGGTGATCGCCCAGTTTGGTCCGCCTGATCTGCTGGTCAACAACGCCGCGTTGATGAACGAGTCCAAAGTGCTGTGGGAGATTGATCCCCAAGAATTCAGCAATCTGATGGACGTCAATCTGAAAGGGATGTTTTACGTCCTCCGCAGCTTCGTACCGGCGATGGTCGCACGCCAGCAGGGGGTGATCGTCAACTTCAGTTCGGGCTGGGGCCGTTCGGTTTCGCCGAAAGTAGCGCCCTACTGCAGCACCAAATATGGGGTCGAAGGAATGACGCTGGCGCTGGCGAAAGAACTTCCCCGCGGCATGGCGGCGGTTCCGTTTAGTCCCGGCGCGGTGAACACCGATATGTTGCAGATTTGTTTGGGCGAAAGTGCGAATGGATTTTCCTCGGCCGAGAAATGGGCCGAGGTCGGCGCCCCCTTTTTGTTGAAACTTGGTCCCCGCGACAACGGCAAGTCGCTTACCGCATCTGTCTAA
- a CDS encoding peptide chain release factor family protein codes for MREHPADQNEDRLLGECDMRRERRSGPGGQHRNKVETAVVLTHQPTKISAEANERRSQAENRQIAIFRLRLRLAVQVRCETSLDASPSSLWKSRVRGGKIAVNPTHDDFPSLLAEGLDYLAAADWDAKRTAQALSCSTTQLVRFLKDEPAAFQQFNQQRAERGLRPLT; via the coding sequence ATGCGCGAACATCCCGCCGATCAGAACGAAGATCGCCTTTTGGGCGAGTGCGACATGCGCCGCGAGCGGCGCAGCGGCCCGGGGGGGCAGCACCGGAACAAAGTGGAGACCGCCGTCGTATTGACCCATCAGCCGACCAAGATCAGTGCCGAAGCGAACGAGCGCCGGTCCCAGGCCGAAAATCGCCAAATTGCGATCTTTCGGCTAAGATTACGCTTGGCGGTGCAGGTTCGTTGCGAGACTTCGCTCGACGCTTCCCCCAGTTCGCTCTGGAAATCGCGGGTGCGGGGAGGCAAGATCGCCGTGAATCCAACGCATGATGACTTTCCGTCGCTGTTGGCCGAAGGGCTCGATTACCTCGCGGCGGCCGATTGGGATGCAAAACGAACGGCTCAGGCGTTATCTTGCAGTACGACGCAGTTGGTCCGTTTTCTTAAAGACGAGCCTGCCGCGTTTCAACAATTCAATCAACAGCGGGCCGAGCGTGGTTTGCGCCCGTTGACATAG
- the nadE gene encoding NAD(+) synthase yields the protein MKLVKVAAAVVNQTPLDWQGNCDRILAAIEEANLNEASILCLPELCITGYGCEDAFLSADMQHTALAILQKIAPHTRDMFVTLGLPMPYRGVLYNVVAVLADGEIAGFVPKQNLAGDGIHYEPRWFKPWPEGLRAEVEIEGRSYPFGDLVFRIDDALIGLEICEDAWVADRPGSRQARIGVDIILNPSASHFAFGKHEIRQRFVLEGSRAFHTSYVYANLLGNEAGRAIYDGDAMIASGGRMLTVGPRLSFHAYLVTTAVIDLDLTRMYRARSDAFRPDYQGTLQPVVRVPFTLPEIEPEPSHFERATWETGSDVKQEEFTRAVALGLYDYLRKSHSRGYVVSLSGGADSAATALLCSLSLRMAAEELGFGALKESLPFIPAAKEAESIEALVTATLDCVYQATRNSGETTLQAAKQVAAAIHANFHHFHIDRLVELYTELGAQALGRPLTWATDDIALQNIQARTRSPSVWLLANLRGSLLLSTSNRSEAAVGYATMDGDTSGGLCPIAGIDKAFLRLWLSWMETTGPAGFGATPELNAINVQAPTAELRPQESKQTDEDDLMPYDLLDAIERAAIRDKQSPLETYRQMLAQLPQYDEQQLAVWIERFFKLWSRNQWKRERYAPSFHLDDENLDPKTWCRFPILSGGFERELAEMWRAMRGEEEG from the coding sequence GTGAAACTGGTCAAGGTCGCTGCCGCCGTCGTCAATCAAACGCCGCTCGATTGGCAGGGAAACTGCGACCGTATCCTCGCCGCGATCGAAGAAGCAAATCTCAACGAAGCGTCGATCCTGTGCCTGCCGGAGCTGTGCATTACCGGCTACGGTTGTGAGGATGCGTTTCTTTCGGCCGACATGCAACATACCGCGTTGGCGATACTGCAAAAGATCGCGCCGCACACGCGCGACATGTTTGTCACGCTCGGCTTGCCGATGCCTTACCGCGGCGTGCTCTACAATGTGGTCGCGGTCCTGGCCGACGGCGAGATCGCCGGCTTCGTCCCCAAACAAAATCTGGCCGGCGACGGCATTCATTACGAGCCTCGCTGGTTTAAACCTTGGCCTGAAGGACTGCGGGCCGAAGTCGAAATCGAGGGTCGCTCGTACCCGTTTGGCGATTTGGTCTTCCGCATTGATGATGCGTTGATCGGATTAGAAATCTGCGAAGACGCTTGGGTCGCCGATCGCCCTGGCAGTCGACAGGCGCGAATCGGCGTCGACATTATCTTAAATCCAAGCGCCAGCCACTTTGCGTTCGGCAAGCATGAAATCCGTCAGCGATTTGTGCTGGAGGGATCGAGAGCGTTTCACACCAGTTACGTTTACGCCAATCTGCTGGGGAACGAAGCAGGCCGCGCCATCTATGACGGCGACGCGATGATCGCTTCCGGCGGCCGCATGTTGACGGTTGGCCCGCGACTCTCGTTCCATGCCTATCTGGTCACGACGGCGGTGATCGATCTCGATCTGACGCGCATGTATCGCGCTCGTAGCGATGCGTTCCGCCCCGACTATCAAGGTACGCTGCAACCGGTTGTTCGCGTTCCCTTTACCCTTCCCGAAATCGAGCCGGAGCCAAGTCACTTTGAACGAGCGACATGGGAAACAGGGAGCGATGTCAAGCAGGAAGAGTTCACCCGCGCCGTCGCGCTGGGGCTTTACGACTATCTGCGCAAGAGTCATTCGCGCGGCTATGTCGTTTCGCTCAGCGGAGGCGCCGATTCGGCCGCGACCGCGCTGTTGTGCAGTCTGTCGCTACGCATGGCGGCCGAAGAGTTGGGCTTTGGAGCGTTAAAAGAGTCCCTCCCTTTTATTCCGGCCGCCAAAGAAGCCGAGTCGATCGAGGCGCTGGTGACCGCGACTCTCGATTGCGTTTATCAAGCGACTCGCAACAGCGGAGAAACCACGCTTCAAGCGGCCAAGCAGGTCGCCGCCGCGATCCACGCCAACTTTCATCACTTTCACATCGATCGCCTGGTCGAACTGTATACGGAACTTGGCGCGCAGGCGTTGGGGCGCCCCCTCACGTGGGCGACCGACGACATCGCGCTGCAAAACATCCAGGCTCGCACACGTTCGCCCAGCGTCTGGCTGCTGGCGAATCTGCGCGGTTCGTTGCTGTTGTCGACCAGCAATCGCTCGGAAGCGGCGGTTGGATACGCAACCATGGACGGCGACACCAGCGGCGGGCTCTGTCCGATCGCCGGCATCGACAAAGCCTTTTTGCGACTATGGCTCAGCTGGATGGAAACGACCGGACCGGCTGGCTTTGGTGCGACGCCCGAATTGAACGCAATCAACGTTCAAGCGCCGACCGCCGAACTTCGCCCGCAAGAGTCAAAGCAGACCGACGAAGACGACCTGATGCCGTACGACTTGCTCGACGCCATCGAACGGGCGGCGATCCGCGACAAGCAATCGCCGCTAGAAACGTATCGCCAAATGCTGGCCCAGCTTCCGCAATACGACGAGCAGCAATTGGCCGTCTGGATCGAGCGGTTCTTCAAGCTCTGGTCGCGCAACCAGTGGAAGCGCGAGCGTTACGCTCCCAGCTTCCACTTGGATGACGAGAACCTAGACCCGAAAACCTGGTGCCGCTTTCCGATCCTCTCGGGAGGATTCGAGCGCGAATTAGCCGAAATGTGGCGCGCGATGCGGGGAGAAGAGGAAGGGTAA
- a CDS encoding putative metalloprotease CJM1_0395 family protein, with translation MHVQPLLLSSTSLIGSTLRSGSTSACSNCVSSDDAKPSTQPEDELTLSPEAQAAAAATELTPEEQEQVQKLESRDQEVRQHEQAHLAAAGGFALGGPTFTYQQGPDGQRYAIGGEVQIDTSPIDGDPEATLQKARVIQAAALSPSEPSSQDQAVAAAAVQLIQSAQQELQQQNADPTAEEGLDGDSLLARVDVNASSGPSNADAAAKSSIISYFAQEAEAAYSQADLKSASSLFLLA, from the coding sequence ATGCACGTTCAACCGTTGCTACTTTCGTCGACCAGCCTCATCGGCTCGACGCTGCGCAGCGGATCGACGTCGGCTTGCTCCAATTGCGTTTCCAGTGATGACGCCAAACCGTCGACGCAGCCCGAGGATGAACTCACCCTCTCTCCCGAAGCCCAGGCCGCAGCCGCTGCGACAGAGCTGACGCCGGAAGAGCAAGAACAAGTCCAGAAGCTCGAGAGCCGCGACCAAGAGGTTCGTCAACACGAACAAGCCCATTTGGCGGCGGCTGGCGGCTTTGCCCTGGGAGGCCCGACGTTCACCTATCAGCAAGGCCCAGACGGCCAGCGATATGCGATCGGCGGCGAAGTCCAAATCGATACGTCTCCCATCGACGGAGACCCTGAAGCGACGCTCCAAAAGGCTCGAGTGATTCAAGCGGCCGCCCTTTCGCCCAGTGAGCCCTCATCGCAAGATCAAGCGGTCGCTGCAGCCGCGGTCCAACTGATTCAGTCGGCCCAGCAAGAGCTGCAACAACAAAACGCAGACCCAACGGCAGAAGAGGGGCTCGATGGCGATTCGCTCCTCGCCAGGGTCGACGTGAATGCGTCCTCCGGCCCAAGCAACGCCGACGCCGCAGCCAAATCGTCGATCATCAGCTATTTCGCCCAAGAAGCGGAAGCCGCCTATTCGCAAGCCGATCTCAAATCGGCCAGCAGCCTCTTTCTGCTAGCGTAG
- a CDS encoding metallopeptidase family protein, whose translation MNSELRDHFDTELDAVLAALPEAVHQILDQVPLYVEDYPSLGLMKQLQIQHRSHLCGLYTGIPLTEKSVTHSGILSDAIQIFREGIIAQTISVAGNLTRDELRNQIRITVLHELGHFHGLSEDDLQELGYG comes from the coding sequence ATGAATTCAGAACTACGAGATCATTTCGACACGGAACTCGACGCCGTTTTGGCCGCGCTGCCCGAAGCGGTCCATCAAATCCTTGATCAAGTCCCTCTGTACGTCGAAGACTATCCGTCACTCGGCTTGATGAAGCAATTGCAGATCCAGCACCGCAGTCACCTCTGTGGCCTCTACACCGGCATTCCGCTGACCGAAAAAAGCGTGACGCACAGCGGAATCTTGTCAGACGCGATCCAGATATTTCGCGAAGGGATCATCGCCCAAACGATCTCGGTCGCCGGAAACCTGACGCGCGATGAGCTCCGGAATCAAATTCGCATCACCGTCCTGCATGAACTTGGGCATTTTCACGGGCTCTCAGAAGACGACCTGCAAGAGCTTGGCTACGGCTAA
- a CDS encoding ABC transporter ATP-binding protein has translation MIATSFPMIELRRLHRFFGATKAVNDISFEVEAGQVFGYIGPNGAGKTTSMRILATLDLPTAGDALIDGFSVINDPDRVRRRLGFMPDYFGTYSNVNCWEYLDFFARAYGLRGNDRRKALNYTMDFTGLDLLAKKAINGLSKGMKQRLCLGRAMIHDPAVLILDEPAAGLDPRARIELREMISRLASDGKSVLVSSHILTELAEMCDIVGIIEQGQLLATGSVADIQRGRVTHATVRVRCLENAAGLAAWLTEREDMSNVLVDGELVMFSHAGDRVSEAALLREMIKANFIVAEFGAKHTSLEDVFLTVTQGRVQ, from the coding sequence ATGATCGCGACTTCGTTTCCGATGATTGAACTGCGGCGCTTGCATCGCTTTTTTGGCGCGACGAAAGCGGTGAACGATATCTCGTTCGAAGTCGAAGCGGGGCAAGTGTTTGGCTATATCGGCCCCAATGGCGCCGGCAAAACGACAAGCATGCGCATTTTGGCGACGCTGGATCTGCCTACTGCAGGCGACGCGCTGATTGATGGGTTCTCAGTCATCAATGACCCGGATCGCGTCCGCCGTCGGTTGGGGTTCATGCCTGATTATTTTGGCACTTACTCGAACGTGAACTGCTGGGAGTATCTCGACTTTTTCGCGAGAGCGTATGGGCTGCGCGGCAATGATCGCCGCAAAGCGCTGAACTATACGATGGACTTTACCGGGCTCGATCTGCTGGCGAAAAAGGCGATAAACGGCCTCTCGAAAGGGATGAAGCAGCGACTTTGCCTAGGGCGTGCGATGATCCATGACCCGGCCGTCTTGATCCTGGACGAACCAGCCGCCGGATTGGATCCACGCGCGCGGATCGAATTGCGGGAAATGATCAGCCGTCTGGCGAGCGACGGCAAGTCGGTTCTGGTCAGTTCGCATATTCTGACCGAACTGGCCGAGATGTGCGATATTGTCGGGATTATCGAACAAGGTCAATTGCTGGCGACCGGCAGCGTCGCCGACATTCAACGCGGCAGAGTCACCCATGCGACGGTGCGAGTTCGTTGTTTAGAAAACGCCGCCGGGTTAGCGGCCTGGTTGACCGAGCGCGAAGATATGTCAAATGTTCTGGTCGATGGCGAACTGGTGATGTTCTCGCATGCCGGCGATCGCGTCTCGGAAGCGGCGCTGTTGCGTGAAATGATCAAAGCGAATTTTATCGTCGCTGAATTCGGCGCCAAACATACGTCGCTGGAAGACGTTTTTCTGACAGTGACCCAGGGAAGAGTGCAATGA
- a CDS encoding ABC transporter permease: protein MTTVESAATSEEKQATAPPASRWERFDQWVEYGSEFLNPILVKETRQALKSRQFAVTFILVLACGWAWSLLGVAINSPAIYYSANGPIMLVGYVDILLFPLMVIIPFTAFRSLAGEREDGTYELLSVSTLPPEKIISGKLGSAVLQMIVYLSALAPCVAFTYLLRGIDIITICYVMMAATLASVLLSMAGLLLATVTSSKSWQSVLSVAVIILFLIAFFAAIGLTWGAVVEDSGWRRYDDPMFWTITVCALTFYFSYLALLYFAAAAAISFASENRSTKLRIVMLTQHFLFFIWFCWGFIESSYDTGALMAMVTFLAIHWGVHGALMVGESPALSPRVRRSIPKSTFRRLFSNWFLPGPARGYLFATSGMISGAVSIIVLAAATQQLRIGAVADLEMLFAFVAVATAYVVIYLGVGRFLMIGLRRIGSGDIFLSAIIHLLLLLLGVFIPIIVQFSTYWLPNDDYSIVQISNPFWTLVAISDSANVVRNPELGGSVLMLTLGGALIFFLQILISASDIVPTTQAIPQRVSEEDELLAPLRSPGADSPWDDA from the coding sequence ATGACGACGGTGGAGTCGGCCGCAACCAGCGAAGAGAAGCAAGCGACCGCGCCCCCCGCGAGCCGTTGGGAGCGTTTTGATCAGTGGGTCGAATATGGGAGCGAATTTCTCAATCCCATTTTGGTGAAGGAGACGCGGCAAGCGCTCAAAAGCCGTCAATTCGCCGTCACGTTCATCTTGGTGCTGGCCTGTGGTTGGGCCTGGTCGCTGCTAGGCGTGGCCATTAACTCGCCGGCGATTTACTATTCGGCCAACGGGCCGATCATGTTGGTCGGCTACGTCGATATTTTGCTCTTCCCATTGATGGTGATCATCCCGTTTACCGCGTTTCGCTCGTTAGCGGGAGAACGTGAGGATGGAACGTATGAGTTGCTGTCGGTGTCGACCTTGCCGCCAGAGAAGATCATCAGCGGGAAATTGGGGAGCGCCGTCTTGCAGATGATCGTCTATCTCTCGGCGCTGGCTCCCTGCGTCGCGTTCACCTATTTGCTGCGCGGCATCGACATTATCACGATCTGTTATGTGATGATGGCCGCAACGCTGGCTTCCGTCTTGTTGTCGATGGCGGGCCTGTTGTTGGCGACGGTCACCAGTTCCAAGTCTTGGCAATCAGTATTGTCCGTCGCGGTCATCATCCTGTTTCTGATCGCCTTCTTCGCGGCGATTGGACTGACCTGGGGCGCGGTGGTCGAAGATTCTGGCTGGCGGCGCTATGACGACCCCATGTTCTGGACGATTACGGTCTGCGCTCTTACCTTTTACTTCAGCTATCTCGCGCTTCTCTATTTCGCGGCGGCGGCGGCGATTTCGTTCGCCAGTGAGAATCGTTCGACAAAGTTGCGCATCGTCATGCTGACGCAACACTTCCTTTTTTTCATCTGGTTTTGTTGGGGCTTCATCGAATCCTCCTATGACACCGGTGCGTTGATGGCAATGGTGACGTTTTTGGCGATTCATTGGGGAGTGCATGGTGCGTTGATGGTCGGCGAAAGTCCGGCTCTCTCGCCGCGCGTTCGTCGCTCGATTCCCAAATCGACTTTCCGTCGCTTGTTTTCCAATTGGTTTTTGCCGGGGCCGGCGCGCGGATATTTATTTGCGACCAGCGGCATGATTAGCGGAGCCGTGTCGATCATCGTGCTGGCTGCCGCCACGCAACAGTTAAGGATCGGCGCCGTCGCCGATCTCGAGATGCTCTTCGCGTTTGTGGCGGTCGCGACGGCGTATGTCGTGATTTATCTTGGCGTCGGAAGATTTCTGATGATCGGTTTGCGCCGAATCGGCTCCGGCGATATTTTCCTGTCCGCGATTATTCACTTGTTGCTGCTGCTGTTGGGAGTTTTTATTCCCATCATCGTGCAGTTTTCGACCTATTGGCTGCCGAACGATGACTATAGCATCGTGCAAATCAGCAATCCCTTTTGGACGCTGGTTGCGATCAGCGATAGCGCGAACGTGGTTAGGAACCCGGAACTTGGGGGGAGCGTTCTTATGCTGACGCTGGGAGGCGCCCTCATTTTTTTCCTGCAAATCTTGATTTCGGCCTCAGACATTGTTCCCACGACGCAAGCGATCCCTCAACGTGTCAGCGAAGAAGATGAGTTGCTGGCCCCTCTCCGTTCGCCTGGCGCTGATAGTCCGTGGGATGATGCATGA
- a CDS encoding CBS domain-containing protein, translated as MMTFVHALFGSMADFDQAAAPTIAVAIMSLAVGVLVGYLLTSRWCKSIAAAKPDAKASEGRRSQLYEKRQVILRRLQKDLDLLLENQIEVRSLMSTQVVRVAPGRSVVEMRRLMNAQHLRHLVVVDETERAVGVISDRDLLAAKDGVAADLMHSPVMAISPQSMLLPTVSHMIENNISCLPVVDEDRVVGIITTTDLLLTLQSVLRILQMERISRGEPSQQEEYAEACSN; from the coding sequence ATGATGACTTTTGTCCATGCGCTGTTCGGATCGATGGCGGATTTTGATCAAGCGGCGGCGCCGACGATCGCTGTGGCGATCATGTCGCTGGCGGTTGGCGTACTGGTCGGCTATTTGCTCACTAGCCGTTGGTGCAAGTCGATCGCAGCAGCCAAGCCGGACGCCAAAGCCAGCGAAGGTCGGCGTTCTCAGCTTTATGAAAAGCGACAAGTCATCCTCCGCCGCTTGCAAAAAGATCTCGACTTGCTGCTGGAAAACCAGATCGAAGTTCGCAGTCTGATGTCGACTCAGGTAGTTCGCGTGGCTCCGGGCCGTTCGGTGGTGGAAATGCGCCGCTTGATGAACGCCCAGCATTTGCGACATCTGGTCGTTGTCGATGAGACGGAACGCGCCGTCGGCGTGATTAGCGATCGAGATCTGCTCGCAGCCAAAGATGGCGTGGCCGCCGACCTGATGCATAGCCCGGTCATGGCCATCTCGCCGCAATCGATGTTGCTGCCGACGGTGTCGCACATGATTGAGAACAACATCTCCTGCTTGCCGGTGGTGGATGAGGATCGTGTTGTCGGCATTATTACCACGACCGATCTGCTGCTCACGCTGCAAAGCGTCCTGCGCATTTTGCAGATGGAGCGAATATCGCGCGGCGAACCGTCGCAGCAGGAAGAGTACGCCGAAGCCTGCTCCAACTAG